The Acetivibrio saccincola genome window below encodes:
- a CDS encoding alpha/beta hydrolase, with protein sequence MSNKSLKPPEGFDKYKKDIEHGECKEVEYFSSTTGTNRKAMIYTPPGYSSDKKYNVLYLLHGIGGDHLEWFNCGNVVNIFDNLYAENKLEPMIIVMPNGRAMKDDRPIGDVFTIDKFDAFNNFQNDLLNALIPFIESNYSVLTHRENRAIAGESMGGGQALNFGLKYLEHFAYIGSFSPAPNTMPPRVLFAEKEKIISDLKLLWISCGDEDELLNVSEGVHEYCVQENIPHTWYLNSGGHDFVFWKDCLYIFLQEIFKPVNMPSKKE encoded by the coding sequence ATGTCCAATAAAAGTCTAAAACCACCAGAAGGTTTTGATAAATATAAAAAAGATATTGAGCATGGGGAATGTAAGGAAGTAGAGTATTTTTCATCTACAACCGGTACTAATCGCAAAGCAATGATTTATACCCCACCAGGATATTCATCCGACAAAAAATATAATGTTCTCTACCTTCTTCACGGCATAGGTGGGGACCATCTTGAATGGTTTAATTGCGGGAATGTTGTAAATATTTTTGACAACTTATATGCAGAAAATAAATTAGAACCTATGATTATAGTAATGCCAAATGGTCGTGCAATGAAGGATGACAGACCAATTGGGGATGTTTTTACAATAGATAAATTTGATGCATTTAATAATTTCCAAAATGATCTACTCAATGCTCTTATTCCTTTTATAGAATCCAATTATTCTGTACTAACCCACCGTGAGAACCGTGCAATTGCAGGAGAATCTATGGGTGGCGGGCAGGCTTTAAATTTCGGGCTGAAGTACTTAGAACACTTTGCTTACATAGGGTCCTTTTCACCGGCACCTAATACTATGCCTCCACGTGTTCTTTTTGCTGAAAAAGAAAAAATTATCTCTGATTTAAAATTGTTATGGATTTCTTGTGGTGACGAAGATGAATTGCTGAATGTTTCAGAAGGTGTACATGAATACTGCGTGCAGGAGAACATTCCCCACACATGGTATTTAAATTCAGGAGGACATGATTTTGTTTTTTGGAAGGATTGTTTATATATATTTTTACAGGAAATATTTAAACCTGTAAATATGCCTTCTAAAAAAGAATAA
- a CDS encoding MerR family transcriptional regulator — translation MLSIGEFSKICRVSTKTLRYYDEIGLIKPDEINSETGYRYYSIKQLKNILFINRLKSYHFSLDEIKELKDIMELDKGQFEEILYSKLKLKKLEMENKLKSLEYSLNQLNNDISNIQNNIPIMSYLDNIKVELVDTEAMNILYVRKTMTKEDFFDGYGSYFGKLYERIALERLTPVGKPMTIYHNSEFNLDGNDLEFAIPIKETVDGTRILPGGLCAKSVLKGSFTELSALYIKLSEWVEENGYELTKSPYEVYIVNPNQVESSDELVTEVFFSIKKK, via the coding sequence TTGTTGTCTATCGGGGAATTTTCTAAAATATGTAGGGTTTCAACAAAAACTCTCCGCTACTACGATGAAATAGGATTAATTAAACCTGATGAAATAAACTCTGAAACAGGCTATAGATACTATTCCATTAAACAACTAAAAAATATACTGTTTATCAACCGTTTAAAATCCTATCACTTTTCCCTTGATGAAATTAAAGAATTAAAAGATATCATGGAATTAGACAAAGGTCAATTTGAAGAAATTCTTTATTCAAAATTAAAATTAAAAAAACTTGAGATGGAAAATAAATTAAAATCCCTTGAGTATTCTCTTAATCAACTTAACAATGACATATCAAATATTCAAAATAATATACCTATTATGTCTTACTTAGATAATATAAAGGTAGAACTTGTTGATACTGAAGCAATGAATATACTGTACGTACGAAAAACAATGACAAAAGAAGACTTTTTTGATGGATATGGAAGCTATTTTGGTAAACTGTACGAAAGAATTGCTTTAGAAAGACTTACTCCTGTCGGCAAACCAATGACCATTTACCACAACTCTGAGTTTAACCTTGATGGAAACGATTTGGAATTTGCAATTCCTATAAAAGAAACTGTGGACGGGACACGGATTTTGCCTGGCGGTTTATGTGCTAAATCAGTGTTAAAAGGTTCTTTTACAGAGTTGTCTGCCCTATATATTAAACTTAGTGAATGGGTAGAAGAAAACGGATACGAGTTAACTAAATCACCATATGAAGTATATATAGTTAATCCAAATCAAGTTGAATCCTCTGATGAGCTGGTTACTGAAGTGTTCTTTTCCATTAAGAAAAAGTAA
- a CDS encoding GDSL-type esterase/lipase family protein, which translates to MYKFKTQVGKIMIFVLLISTIIMNGAVFESFAQSRPIKIMPVGDSCTAGIGDPSNGGYRTDLYHHYTNAGLNVQFVGSQTGGPSSLPQRNHEGHSGWTIPQIASNIDRWLNTYDPDVVLLWIGGNDMFLNGRVNTSGLSSLIDQILRFKPDITIFVADYYPVPDQIRQYNATIPGVVQEKANAGKNVYFVKLSDINLNHNTDISGDRLHLSPTGYSKVATIWFNSTIDILKQLAGGNSGGPAPTPTNTPVPERSAFSKIEAEEYTSKNSATMEEINTVAGGKGIGYIENGDSLTFKNINFGNGATGFTAYVASGITVPTRIDIRLNSTTGTLLGTLEVSSTGGWNDYIEMSTSINRVTGKNDIVLVFSGPVNIDWFVFSENSSIPTPTTSPAPTSTPIQSRPIKIMPVGDSCTAGMGDPSYGGYRTDLYHHYTNAGLNVQFVGSQTGGPSSLPQRNHEGHSGWTIPQIASNIDRWLNTYDPDVVLLWIGGNDMFLNGRVNTSGLSSLIDQILRFKPDITIFVADYYPVPDQIRQYNATIPGVVQEKANAGKNVYFVKLSDINLNHNTDISGDRLHLSPAGYSKVATIWFNSTIDILKQLAGGTPTEPTTPPIVVKYGDLNEDGIIDSSDYTLLTRYILEITTSLKNPTAADLNGDGIINTLDLSLLQRHILEIISTFPVER; encoded by the coding sequence ATGTACAAATTTAAAACACAAGTGGGAAAGATTATGATTTTTGTACTATTAATTTCCACTATCATCATGAACGGGGCAGTTTTCGAATCATTTGCCCAGTCAAGACCAATTAAAATTATGCCGGTGGGTGACTCATGTACTGCCGGTATAGGAGACCCCAGTAACGGTGGTTACCGTACCGATTTGTATCACCACTATACAAATGCCGGACTAAACGTCCAGTTTGTAGGTTCACAAACCGGGGGACCAAGTTCTTTGCCTCAGAGAAACCATGAAGGACATTCAGGCTGGACAATTCCACAAATTGCAAGCAATATTGACAGATGGTTAAATACCTATGACCCTGATGTAGTGCTGCTATGGATTGGCGGTAACGATATGTTTTTAAATGGAAGGGTTAATACTTCAGGACTTAGTAGTTTAATTGACCAGATTTTAAGATTCAAACCTGATATTACAATATTTGTAGCTGACTATTACCCTGTTCCCGATCAAATCAGACAATACAATGCTACCATTCCGGGAGTTGTTCAGGAAAAAGCCAACGCCGGAAAAAACGTATATTTTGTTAAGCTAAGTGATATAAACTTAAATCATAATACTGATATTTCCGGTGACCGTTTACACCTAAGCCCTACCGGATACAGTAAAGTTGCTACCATTTGGTTTAACAGCACCATTGATATATTAAAACAATTAGCCGGTGGGAATTCAGGCGGCCCAGCTCCTACACCAACCAATACTCCTGTTCCTGAAAGAAGTGCATTTTCTAAAATAGAAGCTGAAGAATATACTTCAAAAAATTCAGCAACTATGGAAGAAATAAATACAGTAGCAGGTGGAAAAGGTATTGGCTATATTGAAAACGGAGATTCGCTGACATTTAAAAATATAAATTTTGGTAATGGCGCTACCGGATTTACTGCATATGTTGCATCAGGCATCACAGTTCCAACAAGGATTGATATCAGGCTAAACAGTACTACCGGAACTCTTTTAGGTACTTTAGAGGTTTCATCAACGGGAGGCTGGAATGACTATATTGAAATGTCCACATCTATAAATAGAGTTACAGGAAAAAATGATATAGTACTGGTGTTTTCAGGACCTGTAAATATTGACTGGTTTGTATTTTCAGAAAACAGTTCTATTCCTACACCAACTACTTCACCTGCACCTACATCTACACCTATCCAGTCAAGACCAATTAAAATTATGCCGGTAGGTGACTCATGTACTGCTGGTATGGGAGATCCTAGTTATGGTGGTTACCGTACCGATTTGTATCACCACTATACAAATGCCGGACTAAACGTCCAGTTTGTAGGTTCACAAACCGGGGGACCAAGTTCTTTGCCTCAGAGAAACCATGAAGGACACTCAGGCTGGACAATTCCACAAATTGCAAGCAATATTGACAGATGGTTAAATACCTATGACCCTGATGTAGTGCTGCTATGGATTGGCGGTAACGATATGTTTTTAAATGGAAGGGTTAATACTTCAGGACTTAGTAGTTTAATTGACCAGATTTTAAGATTCAAACCTGATATTACAATATTTGTAGCTGACTATTACCCTGTTCCCGATCAAATCAGACAATACAATGCTACCATTCCGGGAGTTGTTCAGGAAAAAGCCAACGCCGGAAAAAACGTATATTTTGTTAAGCTAAGTGATATAAACTTAAATCATAATACTGATATTTCCGGTGACCGTTTACACCTAAGCCCTGCCGGATACAGTAAAGTTGCTACCATTTGGTTTAACAGCACCATTGATATATTAAAACAATTAGCCGGAGGCACACCAACTGAACCAACTACGCCACCAATCGTTGTTAAATATGGTGATTTAAATGAGGACGGAATTATTGATTCAAGCGACTACACACTGCTTACAAGATACATACTGGAAATTACAACTTCCTTAAAAAATCCAACAGCTGCTGATTTAAACGGGGACGGTATAATAAACACTTTAGACCTTTCCCTTCTACAAAGACATATATTAGAAATCATTTCAACTTTCCCTGTGGAAAGGTAA
- a CDS encoding arabinosylfuranosidase ArfA, which yields MKKSKIVIDRHFIIDKIDRNIYGSFVEQMGRSIYEGIYYPGSPFADEDGFRKDVIKLVSELNIPIIRYPGGNFVSGFIWEDSVGPKNERPARLELAWSTIETNEFGLNEFMDWCKKVNTKPMMAVNLGTRGIEAARNLLEYCNFEGGTYWSDLRKKHGYEKPHNIKVWCLGNEMDGDWQIGSKTAYEYGRIANETAKVMKMIDPDIKLVACGSSGRGMPTFGDWEMTVLDLAYDNIDYISLHAYYGNQANDPADYLANSMDMESFITSVIAMCDAIKGKKRSKKQINLSFDEWNVWYHTLESDKSLEKWQYISPRLEDVYNFEDALLVGSMMITLLRHCHRIKIACMAQLVNVIGPIMTSDTGAWRQTIFYPFFHASNYANGKVLNTLVYSPKYDSKNYTDVPYLDAVMVENEEKDEVVLLAVNKDLEEDMEVTCDMRQYENYEVKKHIVLYHPDLKAVNTEDNPDNVAPTIETGAKIDDGIFSAVLKKHSWNVIVLGKK from the coding sequence ATGAAAAAATCAAAAATAGTTATCGACAGACATTTTATTATAGACAAAATTGACAGAAATATTTACGGTTCTTTTGTTGAGCAAATGGGACGCTCAATATACGAAGGTATATACTATCCTGGAAGTCCTTTTGCAGACGAAGATGGATTCAGAAAAGATGTTATAAAATTAGTTTCAGAGTTAAATATCCCCATTATAAGGTATCCTGGAGGAAATTTTGTCTCCGGGTTCATATGGGAAGACAGTGTTGGTCCAAAAAATGAACGTCCGGCAAGATTGGAATTAGCCTGGAGCACAATAGAGACCAATGAGTTTGGCTTAAATGAATTTATGGATTGGTGTAAAAAAGTAAATACCAAGCCCATGATGGCAGTGAACCTTGGAACAAGAGGTATTGAAGCTGCCAGAAACCTTTTGGAATACTGTAATTTTGAAGGCGGGACCTATTGGAGTGATTTAAGAAAAAAACACGGCTATGAAAAGCCTCACAATATAAAAGTATGGTGTTTGGGAAATGAAATGGACGGGGACTGGCAGATTGGAAGCAAAACTGCCTATGAATACGGGCGCATTGCAAATGAAACTGCTAAAGTTATGAAGATGATTGACCCGGACATAAAGCTAGTTGCATGTGGAAGTTCCGGACGCGGGATGCCCACCTTTGGTGATTGGGAGATGACAGTACTGGATTTGGCATATGACAATATAGATTATATATCCCTTCATGCTTACTATGGTAATCAGGCAAATGACCCGGCAGATTACCTCGCCAACTCTATGGATATGGAAAGCTTTATAACTTCCGTCATAGCAATGTGCGATGCTATAAAAGGGAAAAAACGTTCTAAAAAACAAATTAATTTATCTTTTGACGAGTGGAATGTATGGTACCACACATTAGAATCTGATAAAAGTTTGGAAAAATGGCAATACATTTCTCCTCGCCTAGAAGATGTATATAATTTTGAAGATGCGTTGCTGGTAGGAAGTATGATGATAACTCTTTTAAGGCACTGCCACCGTATTAAAATAGCTTGTATGGCACAGCTTGTCAATGTAATAGGACCTATTATGACTTCTGATACAGGAGCATGGCGTCAGACAATTTTTTATCCGTTTTTCCATGCATCAAACTATGCCAACGGAAAAGTATTAAATACATTAGTATACAGCCCAAAATATGATTCTAAAAACTATACAGATGTTCCTTATTTAGATGCCGTAATGGTAGAAAATGAAGAAAAGGATGAAGTTGTACTTCTGGCAGTAAATAAAGATTTAGAAGAAGATATGGAAGTAACTTGTGATATGAGACAATATGAAAATTATGAAGTAAAAAAACACATAGTACTATACCATCCTGACCTTAAGGCAGTTAACACTGAAGACAACCCGGATAATGTGGCACCAACTATTGAAACAGGTGCAAAAATAGATGACGGTATTTTTAGTGCAGTGCTTAAAAAACATTCATGGAATGTAATTGTACTAGGAAAAAAATAA
- a CDS encoding xylulokinase, giving the protein MKTLTREIIENGKAVLGVEFGSTRIKAVLIDPSNKPVAKGFFQWENRFENGFWTYPVQDIWTGLKKAYSSLCDDVKNKYGVEIKKLAAIGFSAMMHGYLAFDSKGNLLVPFRTWRNTTTQKAAEILTSKFSFRIPQRWSIAHLYQAILNDEEHVKDISFITTLAGYIHWKLTGEKVLGIGDASGMFPVDSQTYSYDENLIDIFNNLISGKKYPWKIQDILPKIKLAGEFSGELTEEGAKLIDPNGNLEAKIPLCPPEGDAGTGLTATNCVAPYTGSISSGTSIFAMVVLDKSSPDYNKEFDMVATPTGNPVAMVHCNNCTSGINAWVKLFSEVSHTLGGETDMNKIFEALYKKALDGSSDCGGLLSYNFLSGEPVLNLDSGIPMFMPLPGSDFNLGNFMRSQLYTSMAALKISMDRMLKKDKTKIKQLVGHGGLFKTKNVAQKFMADALGIPVSVIETADEGGAFGMALLASYMLNKEKYKSLEEFLLEEVFDKSEISTIHPSEMDTDGFQKYLDTYIKYLPVEKEAIELWKKERSINA; this is encoded by the coding sequence ATGAAAACTTTAACAAGAGAAATAATTGAAAATGGAAAGGCTGTTCTTGGTGTTGAATTTGGTTCAACAAGGATAAAAGCTGTGTTAATAGATCCATCAAATAAACCTGTTGCCAAAGGCTTTTTCCAGTGGGAAAATCGCTTTGAAAACGGTTTTTGGACCTATCCTGTCCAGGATATCTGGACAGGACTTAAAAAGGCATACAGCTCACTATGTGATGATGTAAAAAACAAATACGGGGTAGAAATTAAAAAACTTGCTGCCATAGGATTTTCAGCAATGATGCATGGTTATCTTGCTTTTGACAGTAAAGGTAATCTCCTTGTTCCTTTCAGGACATGGCGTAATACCACAACCCAAAAAGCTGCTGAAATTTTAACATCCAAATTTTCCTTTAGAATACCCCAGCGCTGGAGCATTGCCCATCTATATCAGGCAATTTTAAATGATGAAGAACACGTTAAAGATATTTCTTTTATTACAACATTGGCAGGTTATATCCACTGGAAGCTAACCGGCGAAAAAGTATTGGGAATAGGTGACGCCTCAGGCATGTTCCCTGTTGACAGCCAGACTTACTCTTATGATGAAAACTTAATTGACATTTTTAATAATCTTATTTCTGGTAAAAAATATCCATGGAAGATACAGGATATACTCCCTAAAATAAAGCTTGCAGGAGAGTTTTCCGGAGAATTAACCGAGGAGGGAGCTAAACTTATTGATCCTAATGGAAACTTAGAGGCCAAAATCCCCCTCTGCCCTCCTGAAGGAGATGCAGGAACCGGGCTTACTGCTACAAATTGTGTTGCACCTTATACAGGTTCCATTTCATCCGGAACGTCAATATTTGCAATGGTGGTTTTGGATAAGTCATCTCCGGACTATAATAAAGAGTTTGACATGGTTGCAACCCCTACAGGTAATCCTGTGGCAATGGTACACTGCAACAACTGTACATCCGGCATAAATGCATGGGTAAAATTATTTAGTGAAGTTTCCCATACTTTAGGCGGAGAAACAGACATGAATAAAATATTTGAGGCTCTTTATAAAAAAGCACTTGACGGCAGCAGTGACTGCGGCGGGCTTTTATCATATAATTTTCTTTCAGGTGAGCCTGTCCTGAATTTAGATAGCGGTATACCTATGTTTATGCCTTTACCTGGTTCTGATTTTAACCTTGGAAACTTTATGCGCTCACAGCTATATACATCCATGGCTGCTTTAAAAATAAGCATGGACAGGATGCTAAAAAAGGACAAAACAAAAATAAAACAGCTTGTGGGACATGGCGGCTTATTTAAAACAAAAAATGTGGCACAAAAGTTTATGGCAGATGCCTTAGGTATACCGGTCTCTGTAATAGAAACTGCAGATGAAGGCGGGGCTTTCGGGATGGCTTTACTTGCATCCTATATGTTAAATAAAGAAAAGTATAAGTCTTTAGAAGAATTCCTTTTAGAGGAAGTATTTGATAAATCCGAGATTAGTACCATCCATCCGTCTGAAATGGACACTGATGGTTTTCAAAAATATTTAGACACATACATAAAATATTTGCCAGTAGAGAAAGAAGCCATTGAATTATGGAAAAAGGAGAGGTCTATTAATGCTTGA
- a CDS encoding L-ribulose-5-phosphate 4-epimerase, whose product MLENLKYEVLKANLLLPKYNLVKFTWGNVSGIDREKGLVVIKPSGVEYDKMRVEDMVVVDLNSGEKVEGNLNPSSDTPTHIALYKAFKDIGGITHTHSPWATIFAQLGMGIPPLGTTHADYFYGEIPCTKKMPGEMINNFYELETGNIIIQTLQERNICAGEVPSCLVHSHGPFSWGATPEDSVHNAVVLEEVAFMAWHNIMINPKIQPIQKELMDKHYLRKHGKNAYYGQK is encoded by the coding sequence ATGCTTGAAAATCTTAAATATGAGGTTTTAAAAGCCAATTTACTCTTACCTAAATATAATCTTGTTAAATTTACATGGGGAAATGTTTCAGGTATTGACCGTGAAAAAGGTCTTGTGGTAATAAAACCGTCAGGTGTTGAATATGACAAAATGAGAGTTGAAGATATGGTTGTAGTTGATTTAAATTCAGGAGAAAAGGTTGAAGGTAATCTTAACCCTTCTTCTGATACACCTACCCATATTGCTTTATATAAGGCTTTTAAAGATATTGGAGGAATTACACATACCCACTCCCCCTGGGCAACAATATTTGCTCAATTAGGGATGGGTATACCCCCCCTTGGTACTACCCACGCCGATTATTTTTACGGTGAAATCCCCTGCACCAAAAAGATGCCAGGGGAAATGATTAATAACTTTTATGAACTTGAAACCGGAAATATTATTATTCAAACACTACAGGAAAGAAATATTTGTGCAGGAGAAGTTCCCTCTTGTCTTGTACACTCACATGGCCCCTTTTCCTGGGGGGCTACACCTGAAGATTCGGTGCATAACGCTGTTGTGCTGGAGGAAGTTGCATTTATGGCATGGCATAATATTATGATCAACCCTAAAATCCAGCCAATTCAAAAAGAGCTTATGGACAAACACTACCTTAGAAAACACGGTAAAAACGCCTATTACGGTCAAAAATAA
- a CDS encoding helix-turn-helix transcriptional regulator, protein MEKLIRVNYCGYNYYNSDYDIIDRPKGSGDYLLLYFLTPMKVLLKNELVRAPAKSFLLYTPNHRQWYQAVKRFGNSFVHFECDGNFIEELSIPLNQIFYIENTSKIQEYFRWIENEFINKTIFHEYQQDANVKSLLIEIARNFRSAETSVVKSTRRQEFEKIRYKILGNLGHPWTAEEMAALAHMSTSQFYAIYQEEFNQTPKASLIEARMEYAKYLLRNNTLKINQIAKMIGYQNEYHFIRHFKKRFGVTPGQYRKSL, encoded by the coding sequence TTGGAAAAATTGATAAGGGTTAATTATTGTGGGTATAACTATTATAACTCTGACTATGACATAATTGACAGACCTAAAGGAAGCGGGGATTATCTGCTTCTTTACTTTCTAACACCAATGAAAGTGCTACTTAAAAATGAGCTGGTTAGGGCGCCAGCAAAAAGTTTTTTACTTTATACGCCCAATCATAGGCAGTGGTATCAGGCGGTAAAAAGATTTGGCAATAGTTTTGTACATTTTGAATGTGATGGAAATTTCATTGAGGAATTATCCATACCTCTAAACCAGATTTTTTATATTGAAAATACATCAAAGATACAAGAATACTTCCGCTGGATTGAAAATGAATTTATAAATAAGACAATTTTTCATGAGTATCAGCAGGATGCCAATGTAAAAAGTCTTTTGATTGAAATTGCCAGGAATTTTAGAAGTGCTGAAACATCGGTAGTCAAAAGTACCAGGCGTCAGGAATTTGAAAAAATCCGCTATAAAATTCTCGGCAATTTAGGCCATCCCTGGACAGCTGAAGAAATGGCAGCTCTTGCTCACATGAGCACGAGCCAGTTTTATGCCATTTATCAAGAAGAGTTTAACCAGACTCCAAAGGCTTCTCTTATTGAAGCCCGAATGGAGTATGCAAAGTATCTTTTGAGAAATAACACTTTAAAAATAAATCAAATAGCCAAAATGATTGGCTATCAGAATGAATATCATTTTATACGCCATTTTAAAAAACGTTTTGGGGTGACCCCGGGTCAGTATAGAAAGTCTTTATAG
- a CDS encoding glycoside hydrolase family 11 protein — MRVTKALRIGAGMLALALVLAWFIIPMNEASARTLSSNETGTHGGYDYEYWKDTGNGTMTLKDGGTFSCQWSNINNILFRKGRKFNETQTHQQIGNITVEYGVDYRPNGNSYLCVYGWTVDPLVEYYIVESWGNWRPPGASSKGVITVDGGTYDVYETTRVQQPSIKGTATFQQYWSVRTSKKTSGVISVSQHFAAWERMGMRMGKMYEVALTIEGYQSSGSADVYKNVITIGGTPPQSGGSSGNSNPAPSTNPSAPNSRSAFTTIQAEQYNRLSSSTIEVIGTGNNGEGLGYIENGDSVTYNNIDFGNGASSFTARVASGADSPTNIEISANGRRIGTLTVPSTGGWDNYRELSTTISNVTGVNNLVLTFSGPVNIDSFVFERSSGLPQQPGQPQQPGQPQQPGQPGGEKNAFNGISASDFDETNASNIRVINTDSGSGIGYIESGNTVTFKNVNFGNGATRFTARVATEMSSTNIEIIVNGNRVGTLTVPSTGGWNNYRELSTNISSVSGVHDLVLRFSGAVNVGTFVFGTGSGSPQQPGQPQQPGQPQQPWQPPGGSGNLSVSVSENTWGGGATVNVTVKNDGSTAVNGWEVNLGFSGDVRVTSSWNGSFSTSGSNITVSNVGWNGSIPPGGSVTFGFNISYSGSYSKPTATAKAK; from the coding sequence ATGCGTGTAACAAAAGCTCTAAGAATTGGTGCCGGTATGCTGGCGTTAGCTTTGGTACTGGCATGGTTCATCATCCCTATGAATGAAGCATCTGCAAGAACGTTAAGTTCTAATGAAACAGGTACTCATGGCGGCTACGACTATGAATACTGGAAGGACACCGGAAATGGAACTATGACTTTAAAAGATGGCGGTACATTTAGCTGTCAATGGAGTAATATTAACAACATATTATTCCGTAAAGGCCGTAAATTTAACGAAACCCAGACACACCAGCAAATAGGCAATATAACAGTAGAATATGGTGTGGACTATCGTCCAAATGGAAACTCATATCTATGTGTTTATGGATGGACAGTTGATCCCCTTGTAGAATATTACATTGTTGAAAGCTGGGGAAATTGGCGTCCGCCGGGAGCTTCATCAAAGGGCGTAATTACTGTTGATGGAGGTACATATGACGTATATGAAACAACAAGAGTGCAGCAGCCATCAATAAAGGGTACTGCAACTTTCCAACAGTACTGGAGTGTAAGAACGTCCAAAAAGACCAGCGGTGTAATATCTGTTAGCCAACACTTTGCAGCGTGGGAAAGAATGGGTATGAGAATGGGTAAAATGTATGAAGTTGCATTGACAATAGAAGGCTATCAGAGCAGTGGAAGTGCTGATGTATATAAGAACGTAATTACAATAGGAGGAACACCGCCACAGTCCGGAGGTTCATCAGGAAATTCAAATCCGGCACCTTCAACAAATCCTTCTGCCCCTAATTCAAGAAGTGCATTTACTACAATTCAGGCAGAACAGTATAACAGGTTAAGTTCATCAACTATTGAAGTAATAGGTACAGGAAATAACGGGGAAGGACTAGGTTATATAGAGAATGGCGATTCTGTAACATATAACAACATTGATTTTGGAAATGGTGCATCTTCATTTACTGCACGCGTTGCATCAGGTGCTGATTCACCTACAAATATTGAAATCAGTGCAAATGGAAGACGTATAGGTACGTTAACGGTTCCGTCAACAGGCGGATGGGATAATTACAGGGAGTTGTCCACAACAATTAGCAATGTTACAGGAGTAAATAATTTAGTATTGACTTTCTCAGGTCCGGTAAATATAGACTCATTTGTATTTGAAAGATCAAGCGGTTTACCACAGCAGCCGGGACAGCCGCAGCAACCCGGACAACCACAACAACCAGGGCAGCCAGGCGGCGAGAAAAATGCATTTAATGGAATTTCAGCAAGTGATTTTGATGAAACAAATGCATCAAATATCAGAGTGATAAATACAGATAGCGGCAGCGGAATCGGTTATATTGAAAGTGGAAACACTGTAACATTTAAGAATGTCAACTTTGGAAACGGGGCAACACGCTTTACTGCAAGGGTTGCAACTGAAATGTCATCCACAAACATAGAAATCATTGTAAATGGAAACCGTGTAGGTACTTTAACAGTGCCATCAACAGGCGGATGGAATAATTATAGAGAACTGTCCACAAATATCAGCAGCGTTTCAGGAGTACATGATTTGGTACTAAGATTTTCAGGTGCTGTTAATGTAGGTACATTTGTATTTGGTACAGGCAGCGGTTCACCACAGCAGCCAGGCCAGCCACAGCAACCCGGACAACCACAGCAGCCTTGGCAGCCGCCAGGAGGAAGCGGAAATCTTTCTGTATCTGTTTCTGAGAATACTTGGGGCGGTGGAGCTACAGTAAATGTTACAGTTAAGAATGATGGTTCAACTGCAGTAAACGGATGGGAAGTAAATTTAGGCTTCTCAGGAGATGTAAGAGTAACCAGCAGCTGGAATGGCAGTTTCAGCACAAGTGGCTCTAACATAACTGTAAGCAATGTTGGATGGAATGGATCAATACCACCAGGTGGTTCAGTAACATTTGGATTTAACATTTCTTACAGCGGTTCATACTCTAAACCAACTGCTACCGCTAAAGCAAAATAG
- a CDS encoding host-nuclease inhibitor Gam family protein produces the protein MERNINLEMADDFIKENSDENNEFIIDNDEKAEWALKKIAEERKEAQRYIDVCRSMILEYEEKIRKEEERLNKKTSYLESKLQEYFLSVKHKSTKTQKVYKLPSGTLKLRYRQPEFKRDEEKLLSWLKENKMLDFINVKETPNWAELKKNVKISGNRAVAEDGQIVEGVEVIERPPVFEIDT, from the coding sequence ATGGAAAGAAATATAAATCTTGAAATGGCAGATGATTTTATAAAGGAAAATAGTGATGAAAATAATGAATTTATTATAGATAATGATGAGAAGGCAGAGTGGGCTTTAAAAAAAATAGCTGAGGAGAGAAAAGAAGCACAGCGCTACATAGATGTTTGCAGGTCAATGATTTTAGAGTATGAAGAAAAAATACGGAAAGAAGAAGAAAGGCTAAATAAAAAAACATCATATCTTGAATCAAAATTACAAGAGTATTTTCTATCTGTTAAACATAAATCAACTAAAACCCAAAAAGTTTACAAACTGCCCAGTGGTACACTCAAGTTAAGATACCGGCAGCCTGAGTTTAAGCGGGATGAAGAAAAACTTTTGAGCTGGCTGAAAGAAAATAAAATGCTTGATTTTATAAATGTCAAAGAAACACCAAACTGGGCTGAATTAAAGAAAAATGTCAAAATATCGGGTAACAGGGCTGTAGCAGAGGATGGGCAAATAGTTGAAGGTGTTGAAGTGATAGAAAGACCTCCGGTATTTGAAATTGATACATAA